The following is a genomic window from Caproiciproducens sp. CPB-2.
GGATTTCCAGCGGGCCGTCGTACGCTCCGAACGAAAGGACGGTTGCGTATGAGCCGATTTTCATGCCCAGCCCCTCCAGATAATCCAGCAGCTCCTTTTCTTCCTCAACCTGACGGATTACGGCGGCCTTTCCGACCGGCTGGAAGGCAAGCGGGCTCAATTTCCGCTCCTCCGGGATACTTTCCGGGCGCGGAATGACCGCGCCGTGGGGACAGACCTCGGGGTGCTGCAGAAAGTGGTCCAGCCGCTCCGCCAGCCGTTCCGTTGTCGCGTGCTCAAGAAATTCCGCGTCCTCGTGCGCTTCGCTCCAGCTGTAATCCAGATAGCGGACGAGAAACACCTCCCACAGCTCATGACTGCGGACAATGCCGATACAGGCCCTCAGCCCCTTTTCCGTCAGCTGAGAACCCTTATACGGTTCATAAAGGATCAGCCCTTCCCGCGCCAGCCGCGCCAGCATTTCCGTTACGGAAGCGGAGGCGATTCCCAGCTGTTCCGCGATTGCCTTTGTTGTAGCGCGTTCGTTCAGCCCGCCGCTGTGATAAATTGCTTTCAGATAATCTTCTTTGTTTGTGGTCATAATGCCCCTACCTGTCCGGACTTGTTGATACGTCCCGTTTTTCCGGCCGATGTACTGCTGCGTGAATGCAGCACCT
Proteins encoded in this region:
- a CDS encoding metal-dependent transcriptional regulator encodes the protein MTTNKEDYLKAIYHSGGLNERATTKAIAEQLGIASASVTEMLARLAREGLILYEPYKGSQLTEKGLRACIGIVRSHELWEVFLVRYLDYSWSEAHEDAEFLEHATTERLAERLDHFLQHPEVCPHGAVIPRPESIPEERKLSPLAFQPVGKAAVIRQVEEEKELLDYLEGLGMKIGSYATVLSFGAYDGPLEILLDGHPVQISRKAAEKIRVEPEA